Proteins from a genomic interval of Pseudomonas sp. RC10:
- the algK gene encoding alginate biosynthesis TPR repeat lipoprotein AlgK — MASPLRSLSAPTLLSLAIALGLGGCGINLPDQRLANEALQRGDTAVAEQNYRQLADLGYSDAQVGLADIQVGTRDPELIKQAEATYRAAAATSPRAQSRLGKLLAVKPNSTPAEQHEAEGLLKKAFANGEAGTLVPLALLYLQYPHTFPNVNAQQKIDEWRAQGYPEAGLAQVLLYRTQGTYDQHLADVESICKQALRTNDVCYMELATVYQKRGDADKQAALLKQMESGYSSGSVPAMRVDTVARVLADATLGKPDEKTAQRLLEKVAPGYPASWVSLAQLLYDYPELGDVNKMMEYLDNGRAADQPRAELLLGKLYYEGKLVLPDAKKAEEHLTKAAPTQISAHYYLGQLYRRGYLGHPDAQRAVDELLTSARGGQASADFALAQLFSGGKGIKPDPVNAWVFGQLAQSQGTPQAADLMQQLNDQLPPEKRAQAQSLLQREQQVRGTSAQNALALQTLQEEKDGEDAPL; from the coding sequence ATGGCTAGCCCACTACGAAGCTTGTCAGCCCCTACGTTGTTGAGCCTGGCGATTGCCCTGGGTCTGGGGGGTTGTGGCATCAACCTGCCCGACCAGCGCCTGGCCAATGAAGCCCTGCAACGCGGCGATACCGCCGTGGCGGAGCAAAACTATCGGCAACTGGCGGACCTGGGTTATAGCGATGCACAGGTCGGTCTTGCAGACATTCAGGTCGGCACCCGCGACCCGGAACTGATCAAACAGGCCGAAGCGACTTACCGCGCCGCCGCTGCAACCTCGCCTCGCGCGCAATCGCGCCTGGGCAAGCTGCTGGCGGTCAAGCCCAACTCGACCCCGGCCGAGCAACACGAGGCCGAGGGGCTGTTGAAGAAAGCCTTCGCCAACGGTGAAGCCGGCACGCTGGTGCCGCTGGCGCTGCTCTATCTGCAATACCCGCACACGTTCCCCAACGTGAACGCGCAGCAGAAGATCGATGAATGGCGTGCCCAGGGTTATCCGGAAGCGGGTCTGGCGCAGGTGCTGCTGTATCGCACCCAAGGCACCTACGATCAGCATCTGGCTGACGTCGAAAGCATTTGCAAACAGGCCCTGCGCACCAACGACGTTTGCTACATGGAACTGGCCACGGTCTATCAGAAACGCGGCGACGCCGACAAACAGGCGGCGTTGTTGAAGCAGATGGAAAGCGGCTATTCCAGCGGCAGCGTCCCGGCCATGCGGGTCGACACCGTCGCCCGCGTGCTGGCCGACGCGACCCTCGGCAAGCCTGACGAGAAGACCGCTCAGCGACTGCTGGAAAAAGTTGCCCCGGGCTATCCGGCCTCGTGGGTCAGCCTCGCTCAGTTGCTGTACGACTACCCCGAACTGGGCGACGTCAACAAGATGATGGAATACCTGGACAACGGTCGTGCGGCGGATCAGCCCCGTGCCGAGCTGTTGCTGGGCAAGCTGTACTACGAGGGCAAGCTGGTCCTGCCGGATGCGAAGAAAGCCGAGGAGCACCTGACCAAGGCCGCGCCGACGCAGATTTCCGCGCATTACTACCTCGGTCAGTTGTACCGCCGTGGCTACCTTGGCCACCCCGACGCCCAGCGCGCCGTAGACGAGTTGCTGACCTCCGCGCGTGGCGGTCAGGCCAGCGCCGACTTCGCCCTCGCGCAGCTGTTCTCCGGCGGCAAGGGCATCAAACCCGACCCGGTGAATGCCTGGGTCTTCGGTCAGCTCGCGCAAAGTCAGGGCACCCCGCAGGCGGCGGACCTGATGCAGCAGCTGAACGATCAATTGCCGCCTGAGAAGCGTGCCCAGGCACAGAGTCTTCTCCAACGCGAACAGCAGGTCCGTGGGACCTCAGCGCAAAACGCGCTGGCCTTGCAGACCCTGCAAGAAGAAAAAGACGGCGAGGACGCACCTCTATGA
- a CDS encoding PilZ domain-containing protein: protein MNPAVNANVVHESEAQRQHARIKIPAKLRLLNGQPNAPLVRVEDLSAGGLSYITPANLKPTVGEVIKARLQFLVDNLGLAMDVELQIRAYDAASGRVGCQFQHLEAQDIATLRHLITSHLSGDIVSMGEVLATLQRDNFTKARKVKDSGSGLSAFGRLRAVTFSAGIFVVGLVAFGFVAKSVYGMYFVSHSTSGLVSVPSMDVTMPREGTLTSLVAPNSPVAKGAPLATFNTSMLDMLKGNLDPDQMQPAKIEELFGRQLAGTMTSPCDCIIGKQLVADGQYASKGQVIFQMIPRNIAANVDARFTYRQFADVQPGARVNFTVAGDDTTHRGKIVSATALSPADLSSDIRVQIQPDESLNSSLAGLPVEVVSDRGPSLNWLIDKATAAGL, encoded by the coding sequence ATGAACCCAGCCGTGAATGCAAACGTCGTCCATGAATCCGAAGCTCAGCGTCAGCATGCCCGGATCAAAATTCCCGCCAAGCTGCGCCTGCTCAATGGTCAGCCCAATGCCCCACTGGTGCGCGTCGAAGACCTGTCCGCTGGCGGCTTGAGCTACATCACGCCAGCAAACCTGAAGCCGACTGTCGGTGAGGTCATCAAGGCCCGCCTGCAGTTTCTGGTCGACAACCTCGGCCTGGCGATGGACGTCGAATTGCAGATTCGCGCCTACGACGCCGCCAGTGGTCGCGTCGGTTGCCAGTTCCAGCACCTTGAAGCCCAGGACATCGCGACCCTGCGTCACTTGATCACCTCGCATCTGTCCGGCGACATCGTCAGCATGGGCGAAGTGCTGGCGACCCTGCAGCGCGACAACTTCACCAAGGCGCGCAAGGTCAAGGACAGCGGCAGCGGCCTGAGCGCCTTCGGTCGTCTGCGTGCAGTCACTTTCAGCGCCGGTATCTTCGTGGTCGGTCTGGTGGCGTTCGGTTTCGTGGCCAAGTCGGTGTACGGCATGTACTTCGTCAGCCACTCCACGTCCGGTCTGGTCAGCGTTCCTTCCATGGACGTGACCATGCCTCGCGAAGGCACCCTGACCAGCCTCGTCGCCCCGAATAGCCCGGTCGCCAAAGGCGCGCCACTGGCCACGTTCAACACCAGCATGCTCGACATGCTCAAGGGCAACCTCGACCCGGATCAGATGCAACCGGCGAAAATCGAAGAGTTGTTCGGTCGCCAACTGGCCGGGACCATGACCAGCCCTTGCGATTGCATCATCGGCAAGCAACTGGTGGCCGACGGTCAATACGCCAGCAAAGGCCAGGTGATCTTCCAGATGATCCCTCGCAACATCGCCGCCAACGTCGATGCCCGCTTCACCTATCGCCAGTTCGCCGACGTTCAGCCGGGTGCTCGCGTGAACTTCACCGTTGCAGGCGACGACACTACCCATCGCGGCAAGATCGTCAGCGCCACCGCGTTGAGCCCTGCCGATCTGTCGTCCGACATTCGGGTGCAGATCCAGCCTGACGAATCGCTGAACAGCAGCCTCGCCGGTCTGCCGGTGGAAGTGGTCAGTGATCGCGGTCCTTCGCTGAACTGGCTGATCGACAAAGCCACGGCCGCAGGTCTCTAA
- a CDS encoding nucleotide sugar dehydrogenase produces MHISIFGLGYVGAVCAGCLSARGHDVVGVDISSAKIDLINQGKSPIVEPGLGELLENGIKTGKLRGTTDFSEAIRATDLSMICVGTPSKKNGDLELDFIESVCREIGFVLREKTSRHTIVVRSTVLPGTVANVVIPILEDCSGKKAGVDFGVAVNPEFLRESTAIKDYDHPPMTVIGEFDKASGDVLQSLYEELDAPIIRKDIAVAEMIKYTCNVWHATKVTFANEIGNIAKAVGVDGREVMEVVCQDKALNLSQYYMRPGFAFGGSCLPKDVRALTYRASSLDVEAPLLNSLMRSNVSQVQNAFDIVAATDNRKVALLGLSFKAGTDDLRESPLVELAEMLIGKGFDLSIYDANVEYARVHGANKEYIESKIPHVSSLLNSDFDAVVDNSDVIILGNRDERFRALANNAPAGKKVIDLVGFMTGATTENGQTEGICW; encoded by the coding sequence ATGCATATCAGCATCTTTGGTTTGGGCTATGTCGGTGCAGTATGTGCTGGTTGCCTCTCGGCACGTGGTCATGATGTGGTCGGTGTGGATATCTCCAGCGCCAAGATCGACCTGATCAATCAGGGCAAGTCTCCAATCGTGGAACCGGGCTTGGGCGAGCTGCTGGAGAACGGGATCAAGACCGGCAAACTGCGCGGTACGACTGACTTCTCCGAAGCGATTCGCGCCACTGACCTGTCGATGATCTGCGTCGGCACGCCAAGCAAGAAAAACGGCGACCTGGAGCTGGATTTCATCGAGTCCGTCTGCCGCGAAATCGGTTTCGTGCTGCGTGAGAAAACCTCTCGCCACACCATCGTCGTGCGCAGCACCGTGTTGCCGGGCACCGTCGCCAATGTGGTCATCCCGATTCTGGAAGACTGCTCGGGCAAGAAGGCGGGTGTTGATTTCGGCGTGGCGGTGAACCCTGAGTTCCTGCGTGAAAGCACCGCGATCAAAGACTACGATCACCCACCGATGACCGTTATCGGCGAGTTCGACAAAGCCTCCGGCGACGTCCTGCAATCCCTGTACGAAGAACTCGACGCGCCGATCATCCGCAAGGACATCGCCGTTGCCGAGATGATCAAGTACACCTGCAACGTCTGGCACGCGACTAAGGTCACCTTCGCCAACGAAATCGGCAACATCGCCAAGGCAGTCGGTGTCGACGGTCGTGAAGTGATGGAAGTGGTGTGCCAGGACAAAGCCCTGAACCTGTCGCAGTACTACATGCGTCCAGGCTTCGCGTTCGGCGGCTCCTGCCTGCCGAAAGATGTGCGCGCCCTGACCTACCGCGCCAGCTCACTGGACGTCGAAGCGCCACTGCTCAACTCCCTGATGCGCAGCAACGTTTCCCAGGTGCAGAACGCCTTCGACATCGTTGCGGCCACTGACAACCGCAAAGTGGCACTGCTGGGTCTGAGCTTTAAGGCCGGCACCGACGACCTGCGCGAAAGCCCACTGGTCGAACTGGCAGAAATGCTGATCGGTAAAGGTTTCGACCTGAGCATCTACGACGCCAACGTCGAGTACGCCCGTGTTCACGGCGCGAACAAAGAGTACATCGAGTCGAAAATCCCCCACGTCTCGTCCCTGCTCAACTCCGACTTTGACGCCGTGGTCGACAACTCTGACGTCATCATCCTCGGTAACCGTGACGAGCGTTTCCGCGCGCTGGCCAACAACGCCCCGGCCGGTAAAAAGGTCATCGACCTCGTCGGCTTCATGACCGGCGCCACCACCGAAAACGGCCAGACCGAAGGCATCTGCTGGTAA
- the alg8 gene encoding mannuronan synthase: MNGLRHGFLQAAGWLFYLCVLAAIAMALPATLFDSQSKDFIFLVGIVGIWRYSMGATHFVRGMIFLYIVYPHLRRKVRKLGKAADPSHVFLMVTSFRIDALTTAQVYSSVIQEAIACGYPTTVVCSLVEMSDELLVKALWAKHNPPPHVTLDFVRIAGTGKRDGLAFGFRAISRHMPDDRAVVAVIDGDTVLAEGVVKKTVPWFQLFGNVGGLTTNEFCEVRGGYIMSEWHKLRFAQRHINMCSMALSKRVLTMTGRMSVFRATVVTDPDFIADVESDSLQHWRLGRFKFLTGDDKSSWFSLMRLGYDTFYVPDAAINTVEHPPEKSFLKASRKLMYRWYGNNLRQNSRALGLGVRRLGVFTSIVLFDQRVSMWTSILGLTVAILASLKYGVSFLLAYLLWIGITRLILTLLLSCSGHAIGPAYPAILYYNQIVGALMKIYVFFRLDRQSWTRQDTKLSRDMASFQGWFNTWSSRTMTFSAGSIFVAVLLTMV, encoded by the coding sequence ATGAACGGGCTAAGACACGGCTTTCTTCAAGCCGCCGGTTGGCTGTTTTACTTGTGTGTGTTGGCGGCCATTGCGATGGCACTGCCAGCGACATTGTTCGACTCCCAGTCGAAAGACTTTATTTTCCTGGTCGGTATCGTCGGTATCTGGCGCTACTCGATGGGCGCAACGCACTTTGTGCGCGGCATGATTTTTCTCTACATCGTTTATCCCCACCTGCGCCGCAAAGTTCGCAAGTTGGGCAAGGCCGCTGATCCGTCTCACGTGTTCTTGATGGTCACGAGCTTTCGTATCGACGCGCTGACCACCGCGCAGGTCTACAGCTCGGTCATCCAGGAAGCCATCGCTTGCGGCTACCCGACCACCGTCGTCTGCTCGCTGGTCGAGATGTCGGATGAACTGCTAGTGAAGGCCTTGTGGGCCAAACACAACCCGCCGCCGCACGTGACCCTCGACTTCGTGCGCATCGCCGGGACCGGCAAACGCGATGGCCTGGCCTTCGGTTTCCGCGCCATCTCGCGCCACATGCCGGACGACCGTGCCGTCGTAGCCGTGATCGATGGCGACACCGTGCTGGCGGAAGGCGTGGTGAAGAAAACCGTCCCTTGGTTCCAGTTGTTCGGCAATGTCGGCGGCCTGACCACCAACGAATTCTGTGAAGTGCGCGGCGGCTACATCATGAGCGAGTGGCACAAGCTGCGCTTCGCCCAGCGCCACATCAACATGTGCTCGATGGCCCTGTCCAAACGCGTGCTGACCATGACCGGCCGGATGTCGGTGTTCCGCGCCACGGTCGTGACCGACCCCGACTTCATCGCCGACGTTGAAAGCGACTCGCTGCAACACTGGCGCCTGGGCCGCTTCAAGTTTCTGACCGGCGATGACAAGTCGAGCTGGTTCAGCCTGATGCGCCTCGGCTACGACACGTTCTACGTGCCGGACGCCGCCATCAACACGGTCGAGCACCCGCCCGAGAAGAGCTTTCTCAAGGCCAGCCGCAAGCTGATGTACCGCTGGTATGGCAACAACCTGCGTCAGAACTCTCGTGCACTGGGCCTGGGTGTTCGTCGCCTTGGCGTATTCACCAGCATCGTGCTGTTCGACCAGCGTGTGTCGATGTGGACGTCGATCCTCGGCTTGACCGTCGCGATTCTTGCCAGCCTCAAATACGGTGTGAGCTTCCTGCTCGCTTACCTGCTCTGGATCGGCATCACCCGCCTGATCCTGACGCTGCTGCTGTCCTGCTCGGGACACGCCATTGGCCCGGCCTACCCCGCGATTCTTTATTACAACCAGATCGTCGGCGCGCTGATGAAGATCTACGTCTTCTTCCGCCTCGACCGCCAGTCCTGGACCCGCCAAGACACCAAACTGAGCCGCGACATGGCCAGCTTCCAGGGTTGGTTCAACACCTGGTCGTCTCGAACCATGACTTTCTCGGCTGGCAGCATCTTCGTTGCCGTGCTGCTGACAATGGTCTGA
- a CDS encoding ShlB/FhaC/HecB family hemolysin secretion/activation protein, giving the protein MRTGLVIAGLGLISTAYAAPGANPGDRSVITDRQERLLEDQRRKLEQLQHLQTPTITPTRQSKPTSSACFPIRRITLKGAAHLSVADQRRLVEPFHNQCLGAAQLDGLLRGVTNHYLNKGWVTSRAYLPEQDLSGGTLTVQVVEGQLEALGAEQGAFTAQELRMGFPGQAGEILDLRTLEQLVDQLNRLPSNRARLELKPGKQVGGSDVRVLNEPLKPWRAQLSRSNAGQKSTGEQQWDLGLEWDNPLGLADRLNLRSGADAVSDHQRHSESSMLYYELPYQWWNVSYAQSRSHYRSCVQANDFAFAQTGDTVSHQVHAERVLHRDGVGKTSLQLGVSHLRSNSYIEGSRLLGSSHRLSELQVGLSHGRRIGSVFTNLSLGMQKGVGAFGAQRTTPNNPARPDDRQPQSRYRKYGATLSVLAPFQLAGEAFMFSSMATGQYSQDVLFSPQRMSLGGESSVRGYKEQFLSGDSGGYWRNDLRWTRPVNVDWLRPVVSGYGINLGYDRGVIRHHGFDGGQHGRLSGHSTELFAGGEHASLSLTFAHSLERPDALAERETPVYLRLKLFL; this is encoded by the coding sequence ATGCGAACCGGGCTGGTCATTGCCGGTTTAGGGTTAATCAGCACGGCATATGCCGCACCGGGCGCTAACCCTGGCGACCGAAGCGTTATCACCGACCGGCAGGAACGGCTGCTTGAGGACCAGCGGCGCAAGTTGGAGCAGCTCCAGCACTTGCAGACGCCGACCATTACGCCGACACGCCAGTCAAAACCGACTTCCAGCGCTTGTTTTCCCATTCGGCGTATCACGCTGAAAGGCGCGGCTCATTTGAGCGTTGCGGACCAGCGACGGCTGGTCGAACCCTTTCATAATCAGTGCCTCGGTGCCGCCCAGCTCGATGGCCTACTTCGCGGCGTCACAAACCATTACCTGAACAAGGGGTGGGTCACCAGCCGGGCGTATTTGCCTGAGCAGGACCTGTCCGGTGGGACGCTGACGGTGCAAGTCGTCGAAGGTCAGTTGGAAGCGTTGGGCGCAGAGCAGGGCGCCTTCACTGCGCAGGAATTGCGCATGGGGTTTCCGGGTCAGGCTGGTGAAATCCTGGATTTGCGAACGCTCGAACAGTTGGTCGATCAACTCAACCGTCTGCCCTCGAATCGGGCGCGACTGGAACTCAAGCCCGGCAAACAGGTGGGCGGCAGCGATGTTCGCGTGCTCAATGAGCCACTGAAACCGTGGCGCGCGCAGCTCTCGCGCAGCAATGCCGGGCAAAAAAGCACTGGCGAGCAGCAATGGGATTTGGGGCTGGAGTGGGACAATCCGCTGGGCCTCGCCGACCGTCTCAATCTGCGTAGCGGCGCAGATGCGGTCAGTGATCACCAACGCCATTCTGAAAGTTCGATGCTGTATTACGAACTGCCCTATCAGTGGTGGAACGTCAGCTACGCACAGAGCCGCAGCCACTATCGATCCTGCGTTCAGGCGAATGACTTTGCCTTCGCGCAGACCGGGGACACGGTCAGTCATCAGGTGCATGCCGAACGCGTGTTGCACCGTGATGGCGTCGGCAAAACCTCACTGCAACTGGGCGTCTCTCATCTGCGCAGCAACAGCTATATCGAAGGCAGTCGCCTGCTCGGCAGCAGCCATCGTCTGAGCGAACTGCAAGTGGGGCTTAGTCACGGACGGCGCATCGGCTCGGTCTTCACCAACCTTTCGCTGGGCATGCAAAAAGGCGTCGGTGCATTCGGTGCGCAACGTACGACGCCGAATAATCCTGCGCGCCCGGACGATCGCCAACCCCAGTCGCGGTACCGCAAATACGGCGCGACGCTGAGCGTGCTCGCGCCGTTTCAGTTGGCAGGCGAGGCGTTCATGTTCAGCAGCATGGCCACCGGTCAGTACAGTCAGGACGTGCTGTTCAGCCCACAGCGCATGAGCTTGGGAGGCGAGTCGTCGGTGCGGGGTTACAAGGAGCAATTCCTGTCCGGCGACAGCGGCGGTTACTGGCGCAACGACCTGCGCTGGACCCGGCCCGTGAACGTCGATTGGCTGCGTCCGGTGGTCTCCGGCTACGGCATCAACCTCGGCTATGACCGGGGCGTCATCCGACATCACGGGTTTGACGGCGGCCAGCATGGTCGCCTTTCGGGGCATTCCACCGAGCTGTTCGCCGGTGGTGAACATGCCTCGCTCAGCCTGACATTTGCTCATTCCCTCGAACGGCCCGACGCCCTCGCCGAGCGCGAGACCCCGGTTTACCTGCGCCTGAAACTCTTCCTGTAA